In the genome of Lathyrus oleraceus cultivar Zhongwan6 chromosome 4, CAAS_Psat_ZW6_1.0, whole genome shotgun sequence, the window ATCCTCCAAACTTTCTTACTAACCTTTTTATCATTAATCTAATCCCCCTCAATTAGGAACTTCCGCCATTGCCCTAATTTATCATATTATTTACCATCATACCCCTCTTGGctctaattttcttttaataaaataatactaataatattcttctttttctccatcatatttctactcttctattttattacaaccaattaaataaaatagttataggctaattattaaaaattctcattattcccattaaataagtaaaataactaaatttcattatttaattaagatgctcatattctagttattttatttatttatttaattaattcaaataaaatactatttatttcaatcactaattaaaattctaattaattatcaAGAACATACCAAACTCTTACTCCCTCCATACTTCTATTTCAAGGATACATACCCTCACAATCATacacaattaatttaaaacaCCCATTACTcatataaaaatataaataattcaaattaattaattaaattcggggtgttacacatgtTATGTTGTACAAATGATGCAAAGTAAAGTAAAGTCGGATGAATGAAAGTTTCAAAATGCCCTAGttaaaattggggtatgacagttgtccctatttaattatcttgaactagaaggtaTGAATGACATCGATCTCCGTACACTTATGGGGGAAGATAATTAAATATGAAAAGCTCATAAGAtactttttagggtaacctctgtTTGGGGAGATGAAATGCGATGAGATACAGGAAGAACTATTTTATTGGCAAAACTCTACAtgggaaaagctcataagagactttttagggtaacctctgctcGGGGAGAAACAATAGCAAAGACGCTGGAGAGAATTATTATCAACCATAAAGTTGAAGAATAACTTACTGAGAAATAATTCCACGAGCACATGCGGGGTAAGTACTCACTTAGAGAAATACTGCCGACTTGGATGAGGACTAATATGGATACTCATAATTAACCTTGGATCCTGAATTGTATGTTATGTATGTTTTGTACGGAATTCCATTTTGGGTGGAAGTACCATGCATGGAATGATGCATGAAGATGAATGTATGGATGCAACTTCTGGGGATATTTATATGCATGAGGGAATGCAAATGAATTTGTTCATCATTTTTTATGAAGCTCACCATTTTGATGGGAATTTTATGCATATGTATGTTGGTGATTGATATGATTGTGCTTTTTTTTAACTTCCTGTTTCGACGGGAAGgttatgcatgaaatgatgcatgCGATGCATGTGGAAATGCAACTAGGTACTTGGATTTTTGTCTGGGCTTTATTTTTGTTTCCGATAAGGGATTGTCGGGGAATATAATCACCAAAGGGTTGATGAAAGATAATGAATATCGTCATCAAATGGTTGAtgaaaaagaatttgtcatcgtcaaagggttgacggaaaggacTTCAATATGGagtgtcatcatcaaagggttaatggaaaatgatcaattaaggaatatcatcatcaaagggttgatggcATCATTAAATATTGATGGAAATGACTTCACTTTGGAGTGACATCGTCAAATGGTTGATAGAAAAgggtttgtcatcatcaaaggaTTGATGAAAAGAAACATTTTGGAATATTATCATCAAAAGGTTGATGGAAAGAAACTTCACTAAGGAGtgacatcatcaaagggttgacgaaaaggaTCATAAAGgattgtcatcatcaaagggttaTGGAAATAAATAATTAGGTAATGCATCATCAAATGGTTGATAGAAAAGcgtttgtcatcgtcaaagggttgatggaaagaaATATTTTGGAATATCATCATCAAGAGATTGATGGAGAAACTTCACTAAGGAGTGACATCATCAAAGGATTGACAAAAAGGATCATAAAGGATTGTCATCATCAAAGGTGATGGAAATAAATAATCAGGTAAtgcatcatcaaagggttgatggcATCATCAAATGGTTTATGGAAAATGAACATATGGAATATCGTCATCAAATGGTTGATAGGAAATgatttgtcatcgtcaaagggttgatggaaacAAATGTCTTATGTATGCATGTGGTGCATGCTAATTTGATGAAAACTTCTTGTTTCAGCGAAATAGTTTTTTTGATATGAAACCTCTTATTTCGACAGGAAAGTTATCGATATGTGTGGTATGCAAAGCATGTGGGGATGCAAACAAGTGATTGGCTTTTCGACAGGTCTCCCTTTTTCAAAGGTGAAATTTTTCTGGATACCAATATTAATTGGATTTGAGTTTATGAAGATGCCAACAGGCTGGACTTTGGTTTTGAAAATGCCAATGGGATTAGAGTTTTGATTTTCTGGTGGTTGCCAATATTGATTGGACTTTTGGTTGGTGAAAAGAtttgacttcccgacactcggaACCTAGCGATGCTATAATCCGAGGGTAGATGTGGAtgctcttggtgccccaagtttgatccCTCGTTGAAGTTGTGTGTTTGTTCCTAAGAGAACCTTAACTTCTTGCCTGATATGCCATGATGACTTGCAAATGATTTCATGAGCATAGTGACGTAATCaatgcatgatgattgtgttttTTCTCTGCTATAAGGCTTCTTGTTAAGATATAATGTCTTGAGTGTTAAAGTTCTAATCTTACAAGTACTTCCTTCTATGATGCATCATAAGTTTTAGCTGCCGTACCAAAAGAATTTGTTCCCTTGTCATACATATTTCTTGTTCCACTTTAGAAGATAAGTAAAATATTTTCAATTCAAAATCCTGCAAATCAAAGCCTTGTGTTTCCCCTTGTAGTGCCCAAATCAAGGCCTGTGTGTTTAAACTACATGCTAGACTGGGTGCCACTTTTCTTGTAAGTTTCTTCATGGCTTAACACCTCGCAAATGATTAACATTGAACATTGCTACTCGTTTGTGTTGCGTTACATAAACTCTTATCACAGAGACACACCCCTCGCAAATGATATTGAGAAAATTTGCTATGGTTTAGCTCTTGGCAAACTATTTGCCATTACTTATTTTCTAATGTCTTTTAATCCCTCACAAATACTTAAGAAACTTGTCATTGCTTGAACTTTTGATGATTTGCCAAAGAATTTTGTCTCTGAAAAATTAAATTAGTGTTTTTCTTGAACTgcaaaaatcaaaataaaaaatattgaCTTCTATGAAAAAAAACTAAAAATTAGTGTTTTTCTTGGATTGCGGATACTATAATCAAAACTTGGTATTTTTTGAAAGactaaaaatatatttaaatctaaaataaattatattaatcattataatttatattttatgtGAGTCAAGTGATTTGTCAATAGAGACATGTGATCAATTTTGATCCTCGATCATCATACTCTTTTCTTGTATTTGTTTAAATATATATTGGTAACTAATttaatagaaaaataaatttaaaacattttaaataaaaaattttGAATTAACTATTTGATATCCATCTTAAATtcattttgtaaatttttttaattaaattttgagAAAAAATTGTAACAAACAAAAGATAGCTTGTATCAGTGACAATATTAAAAAGTTTGGTGCTATTTAAATGGAGGTTTGAGCTTCACAATAAAAACTTATCCTTAGATGTAAAATAAACTGTTGGCTTCATGTgcacacaaaaataaaataataattaaaaaacaTATTAGTGATAATTTATAACTACTTTCTAGAATAATTACTATATTAGTTTTTAAAAAACAAGGAATTGTTCTTGTTTTAACTAATCAATTTAgtaattttaatttattttgtttaaagCTAAATTTTTTAAACAATCActatatatttttaatatatatatatatatatatatatatatatatatatatatatatatatatatatatatatatatatatatatatatatatatatataaaataaaaaaattataataataatacAGATTAAAGATATTTTCTTTTTTTTGCCGCACAACTAAAGTAATGCTTATCTGCTATTTTAATAAACTTATATTACAAAATGCCATTAAATAATCATATCGACATTAAATATTCAAACATGAGTCCTGTTGACTCGGTCCAAAAAGTGGATTCCTTCACAAATTTGTTTTGCTGCACTGACTACCCTATTATAAATAATGTGACTGTGTAATCACAAAAACCAATTCCTACCAATGAATAACATCATGTCAAAGAAGGCTTGTGCAGCATGCAATTTTCAAAGAAGAAAGTGCTCACAAGATTGTCTCTTATCATCTTATTTTCCGGCCAATAATCCAGAAATGTTCAATAATGCTCATCGTCTATATGGTGTTTCGAACATGGTGAAGATACTAAACCGAATCCCAAAAGAAAAGAGAGATTTAGCAATGAGAACAATCATTTATGAGTCATATGTTCGTGTCTTATTTCCAGTTCATGGATGCTTTGCTCTTTTTATGAAATATCGTAATATGATAAAGGAGTGCATGGAAGAGTTAGACCAAGTAAAAATGTTACTAAATAATTGTAAGTCACATCATTTACAACAACAAAATCCTTCTTCTTTGATAGTTAGCAATAATGGCAGTGTTGGTCAACAAAATAGTGCAAGAGATGATTTGAAGGAAGCTATGAGATATTCAAATAATGATGAATTAGACGTTTCAGATTATGGTGTTGATCGGTTTCTTTACATCGATGGAAAATCATATATTTATTGAAAAGAATCATGTTGCTATAGCTAATAGTAATAGATATGGTATTGTATTGTATTTTCAAACATGTAGAGTCATAACATtctcaaataatgaaaaataattatatcTTGTCActtaattttcaattttattccTTCAAAATAATTTTCTTCCATGCTATGTTCATTAGCGTCGTCATTTTCCCAGGAGCACAAGAAGCATCTGGAACAtgttgaaaataaaataatataacTTAGAAACCATCTCTGAGtagtgaaaatgaaaatgaatctaaaaaacttttattaaaaaacaaataGCAAAATAATTTAAATAGAACATTTACATGTACATTAAATTATAACTAGTTGAGAATCAAATGTAGTTACAAACATAACTATTTGTTCCAACACGACTACCTAATCACTGCCTCTCAATTTTAGACATGGAAGTAACACTGGTCTTAGTCAACATAAGTTATAATACAACTACTCTAGTGAGCTAAATTGCTCATTAAATAGTTGTCAAacattttatttatatatatatatatatatatatatatatatatatatatatatatatatatattatatatatatatatatatatatatatatattatacaATTCCACAATCGACTCATCAAAAATTTGTTTAACCAAATGGCAAGCCCCGTAAGGAGGGCAATTACACATTATACAATCAAACTTCATTAAATGATATTAACAACTTTGCATCGTAAGTATGAAAGAATCAACTTGGGAAAGAGAGACGACATAGGTAGTTGAGACCTCGAAGATATAATAGACCTCAATAGTATGCCACCTTTGAAATAGGGGAAACCAGGATCGTGAAACCTTGGGAAACAATAATTCAGAGCATGTATGGCAAACA includes:
- the LOC127135818 gene encoding LOB domain-containing protein 23-like, with the protein product MNNIMSKKACAACNFQRRKCSQDCLLSSYFPANNPEMFNNAHRLYGVSNMVKILNRIPKEKRDLAMRTIIYESYVRVLFPVHGCFALFMKYRNMIKECMEELDQVKMLLNNCKSHHLQQQNPSSLIVSNNGSVGQQNSARDDLKEAMRYSNNDELDVSDYGVDRFLYIDGKSYIY